The region ATTGGCTAAATTTGCCGAAGATATCGGCATAAAGCGCTACTGGGTTGCCGAGCATCACAACATGCAAAATTTAGCTAGCTCAGCCACGCAGCTCATCATCGCGCACATCTTAGAGCATACCAAAAGCCTTCGCGTGGGCTCTGGCGGCGTGATGCTACCAAACCACAGCCCCTACTCCATCGCCGAGCAGTACGCCACTCTTGAGACGATATTTCCTAACCGCGTCGATCTTGGGCTAGGCAGAGCTCCAGGGACTGACCAAGAGACAGCTGCCGTGCTTAGACGAGGCGCAAGAGAGATAGAATTTGACCTGCAGATAAACGAGCTAATGGACTATTTTAACGCCAAAAGAGCCGTGAAAGCCTATCCAAAAGTAGACAAAATTCCGCCCATCTACATACTTGGCTCAAGCATATATAGCGCATACGTGGCGGCTGAGTTTGGTCTGCCTTACGCCTTTGCGTCGCACTTTGCACCACGTGCGCTAGAAAAAGCAGTAGAAATTTATCGTCAGAATTTCAAGCCCTCTGCGTTTCTTTCTGCCCCTTATGTCATCGCAGGAGCAAATGTGATAATAGCCCAAAGTGACGAGTTAGCAAAGAGTTTAGCAACCACGCAAACGCAGTTTTTCTTAAACGTAGTCACTGGCGAAAAAGAGTATTTACAGCCACCGAAAAAAGATAACGACGAGGTCTTTGCTGCATCTTGCAAAAGAGGCGCCAAAGCTCCACATTTTGGGCCGATCGACTTTAGACAAATAGAGCTAAAAAACAGAGAAAGAAGCGTCACAGAAGAGATGATGGCGTGCTCTTTCATAGGCTCAAAACAAAGCGTTAAAGAGCAAATTTTAGAGTTTCAAAACATACTTGAAGTCGATGAGATCATGGCTCAAAGTTTCATTTTTGATGAGGACGCGCAGTTTGACTCTTTTAGGGCGTTAAAAGAGATCGCGAACGAAATTTAATCCTCTCTGACCCTTAAAAATATAGGAAATCTTGGCTTGCCATAAGACGATAAATTTTGAAATTCATATGTGATGATAGAGCCTATCTTTGGGGGATTTGTGCGTTGCTCGTCGCTTAGTCCTGAGCCTATTTTAAAGGTAGTGCCCTCTTTTGGCTCGCCAGCTTTTTCTCTATCATCTTTGCCGCCAAGCGCCTTGCATGTGAGCGAGCCAGCAAGATTAGCGTATTTACCGCTGCCTTTGTTTATGGAGACCACCTCG is a window of Campylobacter concisus DNA encoding:
- a CDS encoding LLM class flavin-dependent oxidoreductase, producing MNLSILNLLPIKQGGDAKDAIDAAIRLAKFAEDIGIKRYWVAEHHNMQNLASSATQLIIAHILEHTKSLRVGSGGVMLPNHSPYSIAEQYATLETIFPNRVDLGLGRAPGTDQETAAVLRRGAREIEFDLQINELMDYFNAKRAVKAYPKVDKIPPIYILGSSIYSAYVAAEFGLPYAFASHFAPRALEKAVEIYRQNFKPSAFLSAPYVIAGANVIIAQSDELAKSLATTQTQFFLNVVTGEKEYLQPPKKDNDEVFAASCKRGAKAPHFGPIDFRQIELKNRERSVTEEMMACSFIGSKQSVKEQILEFQNILEVDEIMAQSFIFDEDAQFDSFRALKEIANEI